The Carassius gibelio isolate Cgi1373 ecotype wild population from Czech Republic chromosome B22, carGib1.2-hapl.c, whole genome shotgun sequence genome window below encodes:
- the fkbp8 gene encoding peptidyl-prolyl cis-trans isomerase FKBP8 yields MADGEVVNGSAENQEVAKKPGRASLLDSGEDFTMLDDVEDDVDDDLPPLEDAGGGEKKDSSVKDATKADQTPSTEQEEWLDVLGNGQLRKKVVEAGAGPDSRPQRGQNVTIHLKTSLTNGPVLEELPKLSFTLGDGDVLQALDLTVQMMEMGEKALIEAGAKYAYGALGSSTPAVPPDADLLLEVRLLSAEDAPDLELMPPSERISLANSKRERGNVHYQRADYAFAVNSYGIALQITEATSRVDISPQEEEELLDMKVKCLNNMAAAQLKLDHYEAALRSCVSVLAHQPDNVKALFRKGKVLALQGEYAEAIKTLKRALKLEPSNKTIHAELSKLVKKHSEQKGAEQAMYKKMLGNPTNTSVQKHSAKSSWSLSWKWLFGATAVAIGGVALSVVIAARN; encoded by the exons ATGGCCGACGGTGAGGTTGTGAACGGCTCCGCTGAGAACCAGGAGGTGGCTAAGAAACCGGGACGTGCCTCGCTGCTTGATAGCGGGGAAGACTTCACAATGCTGGATGATGTGGAAGACGACGTGGATGACGACCTCCCGCCGTTAGAAGATGCAGGTGGAGGAGAGAAGAAAGACAGTTCTGTTAAAGACGCTACGAAAGCAGATCAGACTCCTTCGACGGAACAGGAAGAGTGGCTGGATGTTTTAG GAAATGGGCAGCTTCGAAAGAAAGTTGTGGAAGCCGGAGCCGGTCCAGACAGCAGACCCCAGAGAGGCCAAAACGTCACAATTCATCTTAAAACCAGTCTTACTAATGGACCTGTGCTAGAAGAGCTGCCAAAGCTGTCTTTTACTCTCGGTGATGGGGACGTTCTCCag GCACTGGATCTTACTGTACAGATGATGGAAATGGGCGAAAAGGCCTTGATTGAAGCAGGCGCTAAATACGCATACGGCGCCCTTGGCAG CTCTACTCCAGCGGTTCCTCCTGACGCTGATCTCCTCCTGGAGGTGAGGCTGTTGTCTGCAGAGGATGCCCCAGACCTGGAGCTCATGCCGCCCTCTGAGCGAATCAGTTTGGCCAACAGTAAGCGAGAGCGTGGAAACGTCCACTACCAGCGCGCCGACTACGCCTTTGCCGTCAACTCATACGGAATCGCGCTACAGATCACCGAAGCAACTTCCAGAG TGGACATCAGTCCACAAGAAGAGGAAGAACTTTTGGACATGAAGGTGAAATGTCTGAACAACATGGCCGCTGCTCAGCTCAAGCTAGACCACTATGAAGCGGCGCTGCGCTCCTGCGTCTCCGTCCTGGCGCACCAGCCGGACAACGTCAAAGCCCTGTTCCGCAAAGGCAAG GTGCTGGCTCTGCAGGGCGAGTATGCTGAAGCCATTAAAACACTCAAAAGGGCCTTGAAGTTGGAGCCAAGTAATAAG ACCATCCATGCTGAGCTGTCGAAGCTTGTGAAGAAACACTCAGAGCAGAAAGGAGCCGAACAAGCCATGTATAAAAAGATGCTGGGTAACCCGACAAACACAAGTGTGCAGAAACACAGTGCCAAGTCCTCGTGG AGTCTCAGCTGGAAGTGGCTTTTTGGCGCTACAGCCGTTGCGATTGGCGGTGTAGCCTTATCGGTCGTCATCGCAGCAAGAAATTAA